The Corvus moneduloides isolate bCorMon1 chromosome 28, bCorMon1.pri, whole genome shotgun sequence genome contains a region encoding:
- the AP1M1 gene encoding AP-1 complex subunit mu-1, with translation MSASAVYVLDLKGKVLICRNYRGDVDMSEVEHFMPILMEKEEEGTLSPILAHGGVRFMWIKHNNLYLVATSKKNACVSLVFSFLYKVVQVFSEYFKELEEESIRDNFVIIYELLDELMDFGYPQTTDSKILQEYITQEGHKLETGAPRPPATVTNAVSWRSEGIKYRKNEVFLDVIESVNLLVSANGNVLRSEIVGSIKMRVFLSGMPELRLGLNDKVLFDNTGRGKSKSVELEDVKFHQCVRLSRFENDRTISFIPPDGEFELMSYRLNTHVKPLIWIESVIEKHSHSRIEYMIKAKSQFKRRSTANNVEIHIPVPNDADSPKFKTTVGSVKWVPENSEIVWSIKSFPGGKEYLMRAHFGLPSVEAEDKEGKPPISVKFEIPYFTTSGIQVRYLKIIEKSGYQALPWVRYITQNGDYQLRTQ, from the exons ATGTCGGCCAGCGCCGTCTATGTGCTGGACCTGAAGGGGAAG GTTCTGATCTGTCGGAATTACCGTGGAGATGTGGACATGTCAGAGGTGGAACATTTTATGCCGATCCttatggaaaaggaagaagaggggaCGCTTTCTCCTATCCTAGCACATGGAGGAGTTCGTTTCATGTGGATTAAACATAACAACCTGTATC TTGTTGCAACTTCTAAGAAAAATGCTTGTGTATCACtggtgttttcatttttatataaagtAGTTCAG gttttttctgaatatttcaaGGAGTTGGAAGAAGAGAGCATTAGAGataattttgttattatttatgaGTTGTTAGATGAGCTTATGGATTTTGGTTATCCACAAACAACTGATAGTAAAATTTTACAAGA GTACATCACTCAGGAAGGTCACAAACTTGAAACTGGAGCCCCACGCCCACCTGCCACTGTTACAAATGCTGTTTCATGGAGATCAGAGGGgataaaatacaggaaaaatgagGTTTTCCTGGATGTCATAGAGTCTGTTAACCTTCTG GTCAGTGCCAACGGAAACGTGTTACGGAGTGAGATAGTTGGATCCATTAAAATGAGAGTCTTCCTCTCGGGAATGCCAGAGCTGCGCCTTGGATTGAATGACAAAGTTCTCTTTGATAATACAGGCC GTGGGAAAAGTAAATCAGTAGAACTGGAAGATGTGAAGTTTCACCAGTGTGTTCGTCTCTCTCGCTTTGAAAACGACAGGACAATCTCCTTCATTCCACCTGACGGAGAGTTTGAGCTCATGTCATATCGCCTTAATACCCAC GTAAAACCCCTGATCTGGATCGAGTCTGTGATTGAGAAACATTCCCACAGCCGCATCGAGTACATGATCAAG gcGAAGAGTCAATTTAAGCGTAGATCAACTGCCAACAATGTGGAGATTCACATCCCAGTTCCAAACGATGCAGACTCGCCAAAGTTTAAAACCACTGTTGGAAGTGTCAAATGGGTTCCAGAGAACAGTGAAATTGTCTGGTCCATTAAATCTTTTCCA GGTGGAAAAGAATACCTGATGAGAGCTCACTTCGGACTTCCAAGTGTTGAAGCTGAAGACAAGGAAGGAAAACCTCCCATTAGTGTAAAGTTTGAGATTCCATATTTCACCACTTCAGGAATCCAG GTTCGTTACTTAAAGATAATTGAGAAGAGTGGCTACCAGGCTTTGCCCTGGGTCCGGTACATCACCCAGAATGGAG ACTACCAGCTCCGAACACAGTAA